In a single window of the Bactrocera dorsalis isolate Fly_Bdor chromosome 2, ASM2337382v1, whole genome shotgun sequence genome:
- the LOC105230215 gene encoding uncharacterized protein LOC105230215 isoform X3 has protein sequence MKSTKNRQQQYGNSSRKGGSSKREKGSKLDRKSSRGMIYENEELRLRTININAEVERGQSDIKRLRRENEQLRREIWTLRDECDRLNKRFKAKLLDHDHACNARHSVCSGGGRGSGHICDSNCNSDDSDSCDTCKGNDDQCSDECCTGGSCPQLATKQPVIEFAPDTPTTTTATRPDMANFVVKSAGANSESVPNLHQAFDHLSVVSEETMSNADQHTHVPHNELLHIYTSDGGGSQMTLPSLVGPLTPLTPIEQVANQLNDLQAVVPPLSYFENVLQDHMGSNIGNTPNTSSPTSKLMRHTNGWDYKLQSPFAHRKISTGASPPALQIATPLTQNSTQQQQQQRLAPPQLLTTFVPTIVAPPASNESTANPASLTVSAPSAQQSNSTVIETVAITTTPSNALPTLNSPRHFFAPLKPRLKINTTLANKALTGDANVPAESTPISTPTTLAADAESSGCHNCEPPDLYVHNGLASPYQHQVLTAAGADNAVPPPIPQRGSSSQVSPQHRARVQRQQQQLLAPQQQYLQPHQHTHQHQQQHQRLPQQQYAELQSPPALPQSSLITITVTVDDADEVAAGVDAAAACGEDAVIAADIPLNTHASTAALINTPQRLQAPLQAMPKLSALQSLAALPTVFVAQPNAVITKLSEPIYATAQKRCKNLLIAPAVTKPLMAAAINTNKRLTPTTSNRSSATATPVHSPLPQSTPTSMSKAILVDSQSQTESVNLETILNDIQAISEDILAIQLDKHRENDNAINKPLEQEDKNKKPYRSEMNLTLQYDGANQVAVGASTAATSANTTVTATQTFYSSNGKGNNRCTRSLEREHTDSPSPHIPDAMVPFPDKRTYIGFDQLNNEACLELPPTSVANMQRPPLPPVAGVAKPAQPPTPPARGFPSPLNIRCAGVARATPVAIPQPPTDETAGAQLNKPMTLGFAPNKSQLYAAVANAAAKRAQYRAAMTHSLDAELNAAGATALSETSAAEVANEALNTEAARRKARRVSIVCGDSSTPDSPDPVMNPQLVRSQAQINLSGMQDGSITNVNTNNSNVASAAGQPTNGSCTDLQAVLLNPALRNLKQTSHSTPNSPHSVRRRSNSNTMSPNNGVADPTQPQSLSANTSPKHAANAHHRHTNSSCSNIAVAHQRKSSQDSTRTNAGEGATVEAVTGRSRCSRRHSDGTVASNAQRVSGTSGHHHHHHHHHPHTSSLLSNNLHHSHHSHQDSTSYSEHGSNSSASSRESSTSFSVRSHRRKISISSHTGGKIPWCGCWGNGCL, from the exons ATGAAAAGTACGAAAAATCGCCAACAGCAATATGGAAATTCCAGTCGGAAAGGTGGCAGCAGCAAACGTGAAAAGGGTTCAAA ATTGGATCGAAAGTCATCACGTGGCATGATCTATGAGAATGAGGAACTGAGGCTGCGTACCATCAATATAAATGCTGAGGTCGAAAGAG GGCAATCGGACATCAAACGTTTGCGTAGAGAGAATGAGCAGCTGCGCCGCGAGATTTGGACGCTACGCGATGAGTGTGATCGCTTGAACAAGCGCTTCAAGGCGAAGCTTTTGGATCACGACCATGCTTGCAATGCGCGGCACAGCGTTTGTAGTGGCGGCGGGCGCGGTAGTGGGCACATTTGTGACAGTAACTGCAACAGTGAT GATTCAGATTCCTGTGATACCTGCAAAGGCAACGATGACCAATGTAGTGATGAGTGCTGCACGGGCGGCAGCTGTCCCCAGCTGGCGACCAAGCAACCGGTTATTGAGTTTGCGCCTGATACGCCCACCACAACGACAGCAACGCGCCCAGATATGGCCAATTTTGTGGTTAAATCTGCGGGTGCTAATTCGGAAAGTGTGCCAAATTTACATCAAGCATTCGATCATTTGTCCGTGGTGTCGGAGGAAACGATGAGTAATGCCGACCAGCATACGCATGTGCCGCACAATGAGCTGCTGCACATATACACGTCCGACGGCGGTGGCTCGCAGATGACATTACCCAGCTTAGTTGGGCCGTTGACGCCGTTGACGCCCATCGAACAGGTGGCCAATCAGCTGAACGACCTGCAGGCGGTTGTGCCGCCCCTATCTTATTTCGAGAATGTGTTGCAAGATCATATGGGCTCTAATATAG gTAATACGCCCAATACGAGCTCGCCCACGTCGAAACTAATGCGTCACACCAATGGCTGGGACTACAAGTTGCAATCGCCTTTCGCGCATAGAAAGATTTCAACAGGCGCTTCGCCGCCGGCACTGCAAATTGCCACACCGCTTACGCAGAATtctacgcaacaacaacaacaacagagacTAGCGCCACCTCAACTGCTAACCACATTTGTGCCAACCATAGTGGCGCCACCGGCGAGTAATGAGTCGACGGCAAACCCCGCAAGTCTCACCGTGTCAGCGCCGAGCGCGCAACAATCGAATTCGACTGTTATAGAGACAGTTGCAATTACAACGACGCCATCAAATGCATTGCCAACGCTTAATAGCCCAAGACACTTCTTTGCACCACTAAAGCCACGGCTGAAAATCAATACAACTTTAGCTAATAAAGCACTGACAGGTGATGCCAATGTGCCTGCGGAGTCCACACCAATATCAACGCCAACCACGTTAGCTGCGGATGCCGAAAGCAGCGGCTGTCATAATTGTGAGCCGCCTGACCTTTATGTACACAACGGCTTGGCCTCACCCTATCAGCATCAGGTGTTGACGGCGGCGGGCGCCGACAACGCTGTGCCACCGCCAATACCACAGCGTGGTAGCTCCTCCCAAGTAAGTCCACAACATCGCGCACGCgtgcaacgccaacaacaacagctgttgGCGCCGCAGCAGCAATATTTGCAGCCACATCAACACACGCATCAGCATCAGCAGCAGCACCAGCGGCTGCCACAACAGCAATATGCAGAACTGCAGTCACCACCTGCACTGCCGCAGTCATCGTTGATCACCATCACAGTGACCGTGGACGATGCTGATGAGGTTGCCGCCGGTGTTGATGCTGCTGCCGCCTGCGGTGAGGATGCGGTTATTGCCGCCGATATCCCGCTTAACACGCACGCTTCGACGGCGGCATTAATTAACACGCCACAAAGGCTGCAGGCGCCGCTTCAGGCTATGCCCAAATTGTCGGCGCTGCAATCGCTCGCCGCATTGCCGACTGTTTTCGTAGCACAGCCAAATGCTGTAATAACAAAATTAAGCGAACCCATTTATGCTACCGCACAAAAACGCTGTAAAAATCTTTTAATTGCACCGGCCGTGACCAAGCCGCTAATGGCGGCCGCCATTAACACCAATAAACGcctaacaccaacaacatcgAATCGTAGCAGTGCGACTGCAACGCCAGTACACTCGCCGTTACCGCAGTCGACACCAACATCGATGTCAAAAGCAATTCTGGTGGATAGTCAAAGCCAG ACGGAGTCCGTGAACCTGGAAACCATACTCAATGATATCCAAGCCATATCTGAGGATATCTTAGCTATTCAACTGGACAAACACAGGGAGAACGACAACGCCATCAATAAACCGCTGGAGCAGGAAGACAAAAATAAGAAACCTTACcgctcagaaatgaatttaacacTACAATATGACGGCGCGAACCAAGTTGCAGTTGGCGCCAGTACAGCAGCTACCAGCGCCAATACAACAGTGACTGCCACACAAACATTCTACAGCAGCAATGGCAAAGGCAACAACCGCTGCACGCGTTCACTAGAGCGCGAGCATACAGACAGCCCATCGCCGCATATACCCGACGCTATGGTGCCTTTCCCAGATAAGCGCACATATATTGGCTTTGATCAGCTGAATAATGAGGCGTGCCTGGAGCTGCCACCTACGAGTGTGGCAAATATGCAGCGACCACCGTTGCCGCCTGTCGCTGGTGTAGCCAAGCCGGCGCAGCCACCGACGCCGCCAGCGCGTGGATTTCCCTCACCATTAAATATACGCTGCGCAGGTGTAGCGCGTGCCACGCCTGTGGCAATACCACAACCGCCTACAGATGAAACAGCTGGAGCGCAACTTAACAAGCCGATGACGCTCGGCTTTGCGCCCAATAAAAGTCAACTGTATGCCGCGGTGGCGAACGCGGCGGCTAAGCGTGCGCAATATCGCGCTGCAATGACACATTCGTTGGACGCGGAGTTGAATGCGGCAGGTGCAACGGCTTTGAGTGAGACAAGTGCTGCTGAGGTAGCAAACGAG GCACTCAATACAGAGGCGGCGCGTCGGAAAGCGCGCCGCGTTTCAATCGTGTGCGGTGATTCAAGCACGCCAGACTCTCCAGATCCGGTGATGAATCCACAATTAGTTCGATCTCAAGCACAAATAAATCTAAGCGGTATGCAGGATGGTAGCATAACAAATGTCAATACCAACAACTCCAACGTAGCGAGCGCAGCGGGCCAACCAACCAATGGTAGCTGCACAGATTTGCAGGCCGTGCTGCTCAATCCGGCGCTGCGTAATCTCAAGCAAACCAGCCACAGCACTCCCAACTCACCACATTCCGTGCGGCGCCGTAGCAACAGCAATACGATGAGCCCGAATAACGGCGTTGCTGATCCCACACAACCGCAATCTCTCTCGGCGAACACGTCGCCGAAGCATGCCGCCAACGCGCACCATCGCCACACAAATAGCAGCTGCAGCAATATAGCGGTGGCGCATCAACGTAAATCCAGCCAAGACTCGACACGCACCAATGCCGGTGAGGGCGCCACTGTCGAAGCGGTTACAGGGCGCTCGCGCTGTTCTCGTCGCCACTCTGATGGCACCGTAGCGAGTAATGCGCAGCGTGTCAGCGGCACTTCCGGccatcaccatcatcatcatcatcatcacccGCACACATCGTCGTTGCTGAGCAATAATCTGCATCACAGTCACCACTCGCATCAGGATAGCACTTCATATTCGGAGCATGGTTCGAATAGCTCGGCATCATCGCGGGAGTCATCAACTTCGTTCAGCGTGCGCTCGCATCGGCGAAAGATTTCCATCAGTTCGCATACGGGTGGTAAAATACCATGGTGCGGGTGCTGGGGCAACGGTTGCTTGTAG
- the LOC105230215 gene encoding uncharacterized protein LOC105230215 isoform X8 yields the protein MLPAGRLERCAPSSRSKAAAAAASATGDCNFGALWWFWWSTLHFAAILDALRPASERRLRLRQRQRARQRQRQEGRQHCLSIKSAICKRRRLAHYKLSSRLDRKSSRGMIYENEELRLRTININAEVERGQSDIKRLRRENEQLRREIWTLRDECDRLNKRFKAKLLDHDHACNARHSVCSGGGRGSGHICDSNCNSDDSDSCDTCKGNDDQCSDECCTGGSCPQLATKQPVIEFAPDTPTTTTATRPDMANFVVKSAGANSESVPNLHQAFDHLSVVSEETMSNADQHTHVPHNELLHIYTSDGGGSQMTLPSLVGPLTPLTPIEQVANQLNDLQAVVPPLSYFENVLQDHMGSNIGNTPNTSSPTSKLMRHTNGWDYKLQSPFAHRKISTGASPPALQIATPLTQNSTQQQQQQRLAPPQLLTTFVPTIVAPPASNESTANPASLTVSAPSAQQSNSTVIETVAITTTPSNALPTLNSPRHFFAPLKPRLKINTTLANKALTGDANVPAESTPISTPTTLAADAESSGCHNCEPPDLYVHNGLASPYQHQVLTAAGADNAVPPPIPQRGSSSQTESVNLETILNDIQAISEDILAIQLDKHRENDNAINKPLEQEDKNKKPYRSEMNLTLQYDGANQVAVGASTAATSANTTVTATQTFYSSNGKGNNRCTRSLEREHTDSPSPHIPDAMVPFPDKRTYIGFDQLNNEACLELPPTSVANMQRPPLPPVAGVAKPAQPPTPPARGFPSPLNIRCAGVARATPVAIPQPPTDETAGAQLNKPMTLGFAPNKSQLYAAVANAAAKRAQYRAAMTHSLDAELNAAGATALSETSAAEVANEALNTEAARRKARRVSIVCGDSSTPDSPDPVMNPQLVRSQAQINLSGMQDGSITNVNTNNSNVASAAGQPTNGSCTDLQAVLLNPALRNLKQTSHSTPNSPHSVRRRSNSNTMSPNNGVADPTQPQSLSANTSPKHAANAHHRHTNSSCSNIAVAHQRKSSQDSTRTNAGEGATVEAVTGRSRCSRRHSDGTVASNAQRVSGTSGHHHHHHHHHPHTSSLLSNNLHHSHHSHQDSTSYSEHGSNSSASSRESSTSFSVRSHRRKISISSHTGGKIPWCGCWGNGCL from the exons ATTGGATCGAAAGTCATCACGTGGCATGATCTATGAGAATGAGGAACTGAGGCTGCGTACCATCAATATAAATGCTGAGGTCGAAAGAG GGCAATCGGACATCAAACGTTTGCGTAGAGAGAATGAGCAGCTGCGCCGCGAGATTTGGACGCTACGCGATGAGTGTGATCGCTTGAACAAGCGCTTCAAGGCGAAGCTTTTGGATCACGACCATGCTTGCAATGCGCGGCACAGCGTTTGTAGTGGCGGCGGGCGCGGTAGTGGGCACATTTGTGACAGTAACTGCAACAGTGAT GATTCAGATTCCTGTGATACCTGCAAAGGCAACGATGACCAATGTAGTGATGAGTGCTGCACGGGCGGCAGCTGTCCCCAGCTGGCGACCAAGCAACCGGTTATTGAGTTTGCGCCTGATACGCCCACCACAACGACAGCAACGCGCCCAGATATGGCCAATTTTGTGGTTAAATCTGCGGGTGCTAATTCGGAAAGTGTGCCAAATTTACATCAAGCATTCGATCATTTGTCCGTGGTGTCGGAGGAAACGATGAGTAATGCCGACCAGCATACGCATGTGCCGCACAATGAGCTGCTGCACATATACACGTCCGACGGCGGTGGCTCGCAGATGACATTACCCAGCTTAGTTGGGCCGTTGACGCCGTTGACGCCCATCGAACAGGTGGCCAATCAGCTGAACGACCTGCAGGCGGTTGTGCCGCCCCTATCTTATTTCGAGAATGTGTTGCAAGATCATATGGGCTCTAATATAG gTAATACGCCCAATACGAGCTCGCCCACGTCGAAACTAATGCGTCACACCAATGGCTGGGACTACAAGTTGCAATCGCCTTTCGCGCATAGAAAGATTTCAACAGGCGCTTCGCCGCCGGCACTGCAAATTGCCACACCGCTTACGCAGAATtctacgcaacaacaacaacaacagagacTAGCGCCACCTCAACTGCTAACCACATTTGTGCCAACCATAGTGGCGCCACCGGCGAGTAATGAGTCGACGGCAAACCCCGCAAGTCTCACCGTGTCAGCGCCGAGCGCGCAACAATCGAATTCGACTGTTATAGAGACAGTTGCAATTACAACGACGCCATCAAATGCATTGCCAACGCTTAATAGCCCAAGACACTTCTTTGCACCACTAAAGCCACGGCTGAAAATCAATACAACTTTAGCTAATAAAGCACTGACAGGTGATGCCAATGTGCCTGCGGAGTCCACACCAATATCAACGCCAACCACGTTAGCTGCGGATGCCGAAAGCAGCGGCTGTCATAATTGTGAGCCGCCTGACCTTTATGTACACAACGGCTTGGCCTCACCCTATCAGCATCAGGTGTTGACGGCGGCGGGCGCCGACAACGCTGTGCCACCGCCAATACCACAGCGTGGTAGCTCCTCCCAA ACGGAGTCCGTGAACCTGGAAACCATACTCAATGATATCCAAGCCATATCTGAGGATATCTTAGCTATTCAACTGGACAAACACAGGGAGAACGACAACGCCATCAATAAACCGCTGGAGCAGGAAGACAAAAATAAGAAACCTTACcgctcagaaatgaatttaacacTACAATATGACGGCGCGAACCAAGTTGCAGTTGGCGCCAGTACAGCAGCTACCAGCGCCAATACAACAGTGACTGCCACACAAACATTCTACAGCAGCAATGGCAAAGGCAACAACCGCTGCACGCGTTCACTAGAGCGCGAGCATACAGACAGCCCATCGCCGCATATACCCGACGCTATGGTGCCTTTCCCAGATAAGCGCACATATATTGGCTTTGATCAGCTGAATAATGAGGCGTGCCTGGAGCTGCCACCTACGAGTGTGGCAAATATGCAGCGACCACCGTTGCCGCCTGTCGCTGGTGTAGCCAAGCCGGCGCAGCCACCGACGCCGCCAGCGCGTGGATTTCCCTCACCATTAAATATACGCTGCGCAGGTGTAGCGCGTGCCACGCCTGTGGCAATACCACAACCGCCTACAGATGAAACAGCTGGAGCGCAACTTAACAAGCCGATGACGCTCGGCTTTGCGCCCAATAAAAGTCAACTGTATGCCGCGGTGGCGAACGCGGCGGCTAAGCGTGCGCAATATCGCGCTGCAATGACACATTCGTTGGACGCGGAGTTGAATGCGGCAGGTGCAACGGCTTTGAGTGAGACAAGTGCTGCTGAGGTAGCAAACGAG GCACTCAATACAGAGGCGGCGCGTCGGAAAGCGCGCCGCGTTTCAATCGTGTGCGGTGATTCAAGCACGCCAGACTCTCCAGATCCGGTGATGAATCCACAATTAGTTCGATCTCAAGCACAAATAAATCTAAGCGGTATGCAGGATGGTAGCATAACAAATGTCAATACCAACAACTCCAACGTAGCGAGCGCAGCGGGCCAACCAACCAATGGTAGCTGCACAGATTTGCAGGCCGTGCTGCTCAATCCGGCGCTGCGTAATCTCAAGCAAACCAGCCACAGCACTCCCAACTCACCACATTCCGTGCGGCGCCGTAGCAACAGCAATACGATGAGCCCGAATAACGGCGTTGCTGATCCCACACAACCGCAATCTCTCTCGGCGAACACGTCGCCGAAGCATGCCGCCAACGCGCACCATCGCCACACAAATAGCAGCTGCAGCAATATAGCGGTGGCGCATCAACGTAAATCCAGCCAAGACTCGACACGCACCAATGCCGGTGAGGGCGCCACTGTCGAAGCGGTTACAGGGCGCTCGCGCTGTTCTCGTCGCCACTCTGATGGCACCGTAGCGAGTAATGCGCAGCGTGTCAGCGGCACTTCCGGccatcaccatcatcatcatcatcatcacccGCACACATCGTCGTTGCTGAGCAATAATCTGCATCACAGTCACCACTCGCATCAGGATAGCACTTCATATTCGGAGCATGGTTCGAATAGCTCGGCATCATCGCGGGAGTCATCAACTTCGTTCAGCGTGCGCTCGCATCGGCGAAAGATTTCCATCAGTTCGCATACGGGTGGTAAAATACCATGGTGCGGGTGCTGGGGCAACGGTTGCTTGTAG
- the LOC105230215 gene encoding uncharacterized protein LOC105230215 isoform X2 has translation MHWLDGSISLDENLISGRVSGGSNGENSDSNQSKTSLKAKRRRLAHYKLSSRLDRKSSRGMIYENEELRLRTININAEVERGQSDIKRLRRENEQLRREIWTLRDECDRLNKRFKAKLLDHDHACNARHSVCSGGGRGSGHICDSNCNSDDSDSCDTCKGNDDQCSDECCTGGSCPQLATKQPVIEFAPDTPTTTTATRPDMANFVVKSAGANSESVPNLHQAFDHLSVVSEETMSNADQHTHVPHNELLHIYTSDGGGSQMTLPSLVGPLTPLTPIEQVANQLNDLQAVVPPLSYFENVLQDHMGSNIGNTPNTSSPTSKLMRHTNGWDYKLQSPFAHRKISTGASPPALQIATPLTQNSTQQQQQQRLAPPQLLTTFVPTIVAPPASNESTANPASLTVSAPSAQQSNSTVIETVAITTTPSNALPTLNSPRHFFAPLKPRLKINTTLANKALTGDANVPAESTPISTPTTLAADAESSGCHNCEPPDLYVHNGLASPYQHQVLTAAGADNAVPPPIPQRGSSSQVSPQHRARVQRQQQQLLAPQQQYLQPHQHTHQHQQQHQRLPQQQYAELQSPPALPQSSLITITVTVDDADEVAAGVDAAAACGEDAVIAADIPLNTHASTAALINTPQRLQAPLQAMPKLSALQSLAALPTVFVAQPNAVITKLSEPIYATAQKRCKNLLIAPAVTKPLMAAAINTNKRLTPTTSNRSSATATPVHSPLPQSTPTSMSKAILVDSQSQTESVNLETILNDIQAISEDILAIQLDKHRENDNAINKPLEQEDKNKKPYRSEMNLTLQYDGANQVAVGASTAATSANTTVTATQTFYSSNGKGNNRCTRSLEREHTDSPSPHIPDAMVPFPDKRTYIGFDQLNNEACLELPPTSVANMQRPPLPPVAGVAKPAQPPTPPARGFPSPLNIRCAGVARATPVAIPQPPTDETAGAQLNKPMTLGFAPNKSQLYAAVANAAAKRAQYRAAMTHSLDAELNAAGATALSETSAAEVANEALNTEAARRKARRVSIVCGDSSTPDSPDPVMNPQLVRSQAQINLSGMQDGSITNVNTNNSNVASAAGQPTNGSCTDLQAVLLNPALRNLKQTSHSTPNSPHSVRRRSNSNTMSPNNGVADPTQPQSLSANTSPKHAANAHHRHTNSSCSNIAVAHQRKSSQDSTRTNAGEGATVEAVTGRSRCSRRHSDGTVASNAQRVSGTSGHHHHHHHHHPHTSSLLSNNLHHSHHSHQDSTSYSEHGSNSSASSRESSTSFSVRSHRRKISISSHTGGKIPWCGCWGNGCL, from the exons ATTGGATCGAAAGTCATCACGTGGCATGATCTATGAGAATGAGGAACTGAGGCTGCGTACCATCAATATAAATGCTGAGGTCGAAAGAG GGCAATCGGACATCAAACGTTTGCGTAGAGAGAATGAGCAGCTGCGCCGCGAGATTTGGACGCTACGCGATGAGTGTGATCGCTTGAACAAGCGCTTCAAGGCGAAGCTTTTGGATCACGACCATGCTTGCAATGCGCGGCACAGCGTTTGTAGTGGCGGCGGGCGCGGTAGTGGGCACATTTGTGACAGTAACTGCAACAGTGAT GATTCAGATTCCTGTGATACCTGCAAAGGCAACGATGACCAATGTAGTGATGAGTGCTGCACGGGCGGCAGCTGTCCCCAGCTGGCGACCAAGCAACCGGTTATTGAGTTTGCGCCTGATACGCCCACCACAACGACAGCAACGCGCCCAGATATGGCCAATTTTGTGGTTAAATCTGCGGGTGCTAATTCGGAAAGTGTGCCAAATTTACATCAAGCATTCGATCATTTGTCCGTGGTGTCGGAGGAAACGATGAGTAATGCCGACCAGCATACGCATGTGCCGCACAATGAGCTGCTGCACATATACACGTCCGACGGCGGTGGCTCGCAGATGACATTACCCAGCTTAGTTGGGCCGTTGACGCCGTTGACGCCCATCGAACAGGTGGCCAATCAGCTGAACGACCTGCAGGCGGTTGTGCCGCCCCTATCTTATTTCGAGAATGTGTTGCAAGATCATATGGGCTCTAATATAG gTAATACGCCCAATACGAGCTCGCCCACGTCGAAACTAATGCGTCACACCAATGGCTGGGACTACAAGTTGCAATCGCCTTTCGCGCATAGAAAGATTTCAACAGGCGCTTCGCCGCCGGCACTGCAAATTGCCACACCGCTTACGCAGAATtctacgcaacaacaacaacaacagagacTAGCGCCACCTCAACTGCTAACCACATTTGTGCCAACCATAGTGGCGCCACCGGCGAGTAATGAGTCGACGGCAAACCCCGCAAGTCTCACCGTGTCAGCGCCGAGCGCGCAACAATCGAATTCGACTGTTATAGAGACAGTTGCAATTACAACGACGCCATCAAATGCATTGCCAACGCTTAATAGCCCAAGACACTTCTTTGCACCACTAAAGCCACGGCTGAAAATCAATACAACTTTAGCTAATAAAGCACTGACAGGTGATGCCAATGTGCCTGCGGAGTCCACACCAATATCAACGCCAACCACGTTAGCTGCGGATGCCGAAAGCAGCGGCTGTCATAATTGTGAGCCGCCTGACCTTTATGTACACAACGGCTTGGCCTCACCCTATCAGCATCAGGTGTTGACGGCGGCGGGCGCCGACAACGCTGTGCCACCGCCAATACCACAGCGTGGTAGCTCCTCCCAAGTAAGTCCACAACATCGCGCACGCgtgcaacgccaacaacaacagctgttgGCGCCGCAGCAGCAATATTTGCAGCCACATCAACACACGCATCAGCATCAGCAGCAGCACCAGCGGCTGCCACAACAGCAATATGCAGAACTGCAGTCACCACCTGCACTGCCGCAGTCATCGTTGATCACCATCACAGTGACCGTGGACGATGCTGATGAGGTTGCCGCCGGTGTTGATGCTGCTGCCGCCTGCGGTGAGGATGCGGTTATTGCCGCCGATATCCCGCTTAACACGCACGCTTCGACGGCGGCATTAATTAACACGCCACAAAGGCTGCAGGCGCCGCTTCAGGCTATGCCCAAATTGTCGGCGCTGCAATCGCTCGCCGCATTGCCGACTGTTTTCGTAGCACAGCCAAATGCTGTAATAACAAAATTAAGCGAACCCATTTATGCTACCGCACAAAAACGCTGTAAAAATCTTTTAATTGCACCGGCCGTGACCAAGCCGCTAATGGCGGCCGCCATTAACACCAATAAACGcctaacaccaacaacatcgAATCGTAGCAGTGCGACTGCAACGCCAGTACACTCGCCGTTACCGCAGTCGACACCAACATCGATGTCAAAAGCAATTCTGGTGGATAGTCAAAGCCAG ACGGAGTCCGTGAACCTGGAAACCATACTCAATGATATCCAAGCCATATCTGAGGATATCTTAGCTATTCAACTGGACAAACACAGGGAGAACGACAACGCCATCAATAAACCGCTGGAGCAGGAAGACAAAAATAAGAAACCTTACcgctcagaaatgaatttaacacTACAATATGACGGCGCGAACCAAGTTGCAGTTGGCGCCAGTACAGCAGCTACCAGCGCCAATACAACAGTGACTGCCACACAAACATTCTACAGCAGCAATGGCAAAGGCAACAACCGCTGCACGCGTTCACTAGAGCGCGAGCATACAGACAGCCCATCGCCGCATATACCCGACGCTATGGTGCCTTTCCCAGATAAGCGCACATATATTGGCTTTGATCAGCTGAATAATGAGGCGTGCCTGGAGCTGCCACCTACGAGTGTGGCAAATATGCAGCGACCACCGTTGCCGCCTGTCGCTGGTGTAGCCAAGCCGGCGCAGCCACCGACGCCGCCAGCGCGTGGATTTCCCTCACCATTAAATATACGCTGCGCAGGTGTAGCGCGTGCCACGCCTGTGGCAATACCACAACCGCCTACAGATGAAACAGCTGGAGCGCAACTTAACAAGCCGATGACGCTCGGCTTTGCGCCCAATAAAAGTCAACTGTATGCCGCGGTGGCGAACGCGGCGGCTAAGCGTGCGCAATATCGCGCTGCAATGACACATTCGTTGGACGCGGAGTTGAATGCGGCAGGTGCAACGGCTTTGAGTGAGACAAGTGCTGCTGAGGTAGCAAACGAG GCACTCAATACAGAGGCGGCGCGTCGGAAAGCGCGCCGCGTTTCAATCGTGTGCGGTGATTCAAGCACGCCAGACTCTCCAGATCCGGTGATGAATCCACAATTAGTTCGATCTCAAGCACAAATAAATCTAAGCGGTATGCAGGATGGTAGCATAACAAATGTCAATACCAACAACTCCAACGTAGCGAGCGCAGCGGGCCAACCAACCAATGGTAGCTGCACAGATTTGCAGGCCGTGCTGCTCAATCCGGCGCTGCGTAATCTCAAGCAAACCAGCCACAGCACTCCCAACTCACCACATTCCGTGCGGCGCCGTAGCAACAGCAATACGATGAGCCCGAATAACGGCGTTGCTGATCCCACACAACCGCAATCTCTCTCGGCGAACACGTCGCCGAAGCATGCCGCCAACGCGCACCATCGCCACACAAATAGCAGCTGCAGCAATATAGCGGTGGCGCATCAACGTAAATCCAGCCAAGACTCGACACGCACCAATGCCGGTGAGGGCGCCACTGTCGAAGCGGTTACAGGGCGCTCGCGCTGTTCTCGTCGCCACTCTGATGGCACCGTAGCGAGTAATGCGCAGCGTGTCAGCGGCACTTCCGGccatcaccatcatcatcatcatcatcacccGCACACATCGTCGTTGCTGAGCAATAATCTGCATCACAGTCACCACTCGCATCAGGATAGCACTTCATATTCGGAGCATGGTTCGAATAGCTCGGCATCATCGCGGGAGTCATCAACTTCGTTCAGCGTGCGCTCGCATCGGCGAAAGATTTCCATCAGTTCGCATACGGGTGGTAAAATACCATGGTGCGGGTGCTGGGGCAACGGTTGCTTGTAG